A region of Nostoc sp. 'Peltigera membranacea cyanobiont' N6 DNA encodes the following proteins:
- a CDS encoding AAA family ATPase yields the protein MQTTLVDAFSVFTYLNIIDFFDAHLLSAIQAFIQENPKGYFTIIGDPGMGKSAILAKYVQDSGCIAHFNVQLQGTNRADQFLESICKQLVNRCQLPYDPLPSNTTQDGDFLGQLLNEVSQRRNGKPVVIAVDALDEVDPTSYRDANILYLPPHLPEGVYFIMTRRRGVEVPFTTYAPVQIFNLLDYQVNSQHDVRMYIENRVDNSEKLRQQIDERQETILVFTDKIADKSENNFMYLRYVLQDIEKGLYKDLNLESFPQGLQGYYDFHWRRMGMTTNPLPDAKIKIVCILGEVKQPVSRQQICDFSGEDTRTVQTVLNEWEQFLHELIKDEQKRYSFYHASFRDFLHRKDILDKTGLTIPGIHSLIAKDQLKKWRNRRRE from the coding sequence ATACAAACCACCCTTGTAGATGCATTCTCTGTATTTACATATCTTAACATAATTGACTTTTTTGACGCCCACTTACTTAGTGCTATCCAAGCCTTTATACAAGAAAACCCCAAAGGCTATTTCACCATTATTGGCGATCCTGGGATGGGCAAAAGCGCAATCCTGGCGAAGTACGTGCAAGATAGTGGGTGCATTGCTCATTTTAACGTGCAACTGCAAGGGACAAATCGGGCTGATCAGTTTTTGGAAAGTATTTGTAAGCAACTGGTTAACCGTTGCCAACTCCCTTATGATCCTTTACCATCCAATACAACTCAAGATGGAGATTTTTTAGGTCAACTACTGAATGAGGTTAGTCAAAGAAGGAATGGTAAACCTGTAGTCATTGCTGTTGATGCTCTTGATGAAGTTGACCCAACCAGTTACAGAGATGCAAATATTCTTTACCTGCCACCCCACTTGCCTGAAGGAGTGTACTTCATCATGACGCGGCGACGCGGTGTTGAAGTACCATTTACAACTTACGCCCCAGTGCAGATTTTTAACTTGCTGGACTATCAAGTAAATAGTCAGCATGATGTGCGTATGTACATTGAAAACCGAGTTGACAATAGTGAAAAGCTGCGCCAGCAGATTGATGAGCGTCAAGAAACAATTCTTGTGTTTACTGACAAAATTGCTGATAAAAGTGAAAACAACTTTATGTACTTGCGCTATGTGTTGCAAGACATTGAAAAGGGTCTGTATAAGGATTTAAATCTTGAAAGCTTCCCTCAAGGTTTGCAAGGCTACTATGATTTTCACTGGCGGCGTATGGGAATGACTACTAATCCACTACCTGATGCCAAGATAAAGATTGTTTGCATTTTGGGAGAAGTTAAGCAACCTGTTTCTCGCCAACAAATTTGTGACTTTTCTGGAGAAGACACTCGCACAGTGCAGACTGTGTTGAATGAGTGGGAACAGTTTTTACACGAGTTAATAAAGGACGAACAAAAACGCTATAGTTTCTACCATGCTAGTTTTCGGGATTTTCTTCACCGTAAGGATATTCTAGATAAAACAGGACTCACAATTCCAGGAATCCATTCCCTAATTGCTAAAGATCAATTAAAGAAGTGGAGGAATCGTCGTCGTGAGTGA
- a CDS encoding IS630 family transposase (programmed frameshift) — protein MGARLRVFLTDEQDRTLRNLRKEDVPQKVKDRAEVIRLNAHGWYVEKIASHFDWNEKTVRKVLHQWKNLGLEGLWESPGRGGKPKWKEDDIVFLEECLRKEPRTYNSPQLALKLKTERNIQMSPDRLRRVLKKGIDWKRARKSHKGKQDPIARANKQADLDMLELAAASGEIDLKYLDESGFCVWSEPGYTYYFRGEQKRLEQTKRRGRRLSIIGFLQPLISFVYGLVIGGVNRKSYIKMMDSEAQEAQKTGRTRVIVQDNGPIHRCREVQQLWKKWESQGLYIFFLPKYCSEMNPIELEWQHIKKDELSGQAFDDELDLAYAVINGVQARGEKSNHSTRRVKFNSSLSG, from the exons ATGGGCGCTCGTTTAAGAGTATTTCTAACTGATGAGCAAGACCGAACTTTGCGAAACCTGAGAAAAGAAGATGTGCCACAGAAAGTCAAAGATAGAGCGGAAGTAATCAGGCTAAATGCACATGGCTGGTATGTGGAGAAAATAGCATCTCACTTTGATTGGAACGAGAAAACAGTGAGAAAAGTCTTGCATCAATGGAAGAATCTCGGTTTAGAAGGACTTTGGGAATCACCCGGTCGAGGGGGAAAACCAAAATGGAAAGAGGATGACATAGTATTTTTAGAAGAATGCTTAAGAAAAGAGCCACGCACATATAATAGCCCTCAGTTAGCTCTGAAGTTAAAAACAGAACGCAACATACAGATGAGTCCCGATAGGTTAAGACGGGTACTC AAAAAGGGGATTGATTGGAAGCGCGCAAGAAAAAGTCATAAAGGCAAACAAGATCCGATAGCACGAGCAAACAAGCAAGCAGACCTAGATATGCTGGAATTAGCTGCTGCAAGCGGTGAAATCGATTTAAAGTACTTAGATGAATCAGGGTTTTGTGTGTGGAGTGAGCCTGGTTACACCTATTACTTTAGGGGTGAGCAAAAACGTTTAGAACAAACAAAACGCCGTGGTCGTAGATTAAGTATTATAGGATTTCTACAACCTTTAATAAGTTTTGTTTACGGTTTAGTTATCGGTGGTGTTAACCGTAAATCTTACATAAAAATGATGGACTCCGAAGCCCAGGAAGCACAAAAAACAGGACGTACCAGGGTAATTGTGCAAGATAACGGGCCAATACATCGATGCCGAGAAGTTCAGCAATTGTGGAAAAAATGGGAAAGTCAGGGTTTATACATATTTTTTCTACCAAAGTATTGCTCAGAAATGAATCCAATTGAATTGGAATGGCAACACATAAAAAAAGATGAGCTATCTGGGCAAGCATTTGATGATGAGTTAGACCTTGCTTACGCTGTAATCAATGGCGTCCAAGCTAGAGGGGAAAAAAGCAATCACAGTACACGACGTGTAAAATTTAACTCTAGCTTATCAGGTTGA
- a CDS encoding group II intron reverse transcriptase translates to MQFYYIVPTVRDRIEQAIIVNSLEPEWEAIFEPNSYGFRPGRSCQDAIAQNWIRLNASPNARNTWVLEADIQGFFDNIIHESILKRLGNFPRRNLIKGWLKAGFIFEGKYNPTQTGTPQGGVISPLLANIGLHGLENYIKSTNPKLGVVRYADDFIVTARDKGSLEKAQIQIQQWLSERGLNFSAEKTLITSIEDGFDFLGFNHRHYNGKLLIKPSKKKVLDFCKRIGREITAMNGSEQGRVIKRLNPILRGFSNYYKGVVSKETFEYIKSRTWRYLWNWAKRRHPNKNTKWVRKRYFKTINGNKWTFATTTSDRRGKEKDIILYPIAYTPIERHVKVKGEASPDDPSLQEYWGKRHQKYGKSYWEKSSHNYKIAQTQNWKCPICGEPLFNGEELNTHHIVPVSQGGRDDIENLQHLHHACHKQEHSKTKSTRLK, encoded by the coding sequence GTGCAGTTTTATTATATCGTTCCCACCGTGCGTGACAGAATCGAACAGGCAATAATAGTTAATTCACTAGAACCAGAATGGGAAGCCATATTTGAACCAAATTCCTATGGATTCAGACCTGGTAGAAGTTGTCAAGACGCTATAGCACAAAACTGGATAAGATTAAATGCAAGTCCAAATGCTAGAAATACTTGGGTTCTAGAAGCTGATATTCAAGGCTTCTTTGATAACATTATCCATGAATCTATCCTCAAACGGTTAGGAAACTTCCCTAGAAGAAACCTAATAAAAGGATGGTTAAAAGCTGGATTTATCTTTGAAGGGAAATATAACCCAACACAGACAGGCACACCACAGGGAGGAGTGATATCACCTCTTCTAGCCAACATCGGATTGCATGGATTAGAAAACTATATAAAATCCACCAATCCAAAACTTGGCGTGGTTAGATATGCTGATGATTTTATTGTCACAGCTAGAGACAAAGGAAGTCTTGAAAAAGCCCAAATCCAGATTCAGCAATGGTTGTCAGAAAGAGGACTGAATTTCAGCGCGGAGAAGACGCTGATAACGTCGATAGAGGATGGTTTTGACTTTCTTGGATTCAACCACCGCCATTACAATGGCAAATTGCTTATCAAGCCCTCGAAGAAGAAAGTCCTGGACTTCTGCAAACGAATTGGGCGAGAAATTACAGCAATGAATGGGAGCGAACAAGGGAGAGTCATAAAAAGACTTAATCCAATTCTTCGTGGATTTTCCAATTATTACAAAGGTGTTGTTAGTAAAGAAACTTTTGAATATATCAAAAGTAGAACATGGCGATACCTTTGGAATTGGGCTAAACGTAGACATCCCAACAAAAATACAAAATGGGTTCGGAAGCGTTACTTCAAGACAATAAATGGTAATAAATGGACGTTCGCTACCACAACTAGCGACCGCCGAGGGAAAGAAAAGGATATAATCCTATACCCGATAGCGTACACGCCCATCGAACGCCATGTAAAGGTCAAGGGCGAAGCATCACCGGATGACCCTTCACTCCAAGAATACTGGGGAAAACGTCACCAGAAATATGGAAAGAGCTACTGGGAGAAAAGCTCTCACAATTATAAAATCGCTCAAACCCAAAATTGGAAATGTCCTATCTGTGGTGAACCTTTATTCAATGGAGAGGAATTAAACACCCATCACATAGTTCCCGTTTCTCAAGGTGGACGAGACGACATTGAAAACCTACAGCACTTGCACCATGCGTGTCACAAACAGGAACATTCTAAAACCAAGTCAACTCGCTTGAAGTAA
- a CDS encoding recombinase family protein, protein MNSKVRTTHLERHAVVYLRQSTPTQVEFHRESTERQYALADRALTLGWDKSQIEVLDSDLGKSGQTTTGREDFHRLMAAVGLGEVGAVLALEASRFSRSQADWHKLLDICALTDTLVIDHDGIYDPNDFNDRVILGFKGTWSHTELHGMRLRLQGAKLNKAKKGELRCSPPTGYVYDPEGKLVLDPDEGVVAAIQLAFQQFRELRTAFKVMRYFCVNQIPFPRRRWRPGDIGTLHWGPANLSRITALLHNPTYTGTYVYGRRRSINVIEGGQIKKVKIQQLPQEEWKVIIHNAHEAYISWSEYLSNCERLRQNSPVSLSDGCPSTPREGFALLQGLVICGKCGRRMSPRYHGTGGCRAAYECSQARKQDGSMGVCWTVAGAAIDTAVAEQVLGAFTSEQLDISLAVLSELENQAFEIDKTWQLRLERARYEANRAERQYDATEPENRLVARTLERRWNEKLQLLAELEEAYQKARLVQRLELTAAQRQQILQLANDIPRLWHASTTTNLERKEILGLLVKQVAITPIDAPERSTRVQILWHTGATSCFVATRPTNAEKFRTPNQVIQLIEELAVGRTDSEIAHELNRRGLVGGKGRAFTKKGVAWIRWKFGIEKPLSNPQVAPNGVSPEGYYSTSALAEKLGVGIHTIYYWRDKGIIQAFQETERSPWWYKVTPEILDTLREKIRRVPVKSE, encoded by the coding sequence ATGAATAGTAAAGTTAGGACGACCCATCTGGAACGCCATGCTGTTGTATATTTAAGACAATCGACACCCACTCAGGTCGAATTCCACCGTGAAAGTACAGAAAGACAATACGCCCTAGCTGACCGTGCATTAACCTTGGGTTGGGACAAGAGTCAAATCGAAGTATTGGATAGTGACCTTGGTAAAAGTGGGCAAACCACGACAGGACGTGAGGATTTTCATCGACTAATGGCTGCTGTTGGTTTAGGAGAGGTGGGGGCTGTTTTGGCTCTCGAAGCCTCAAGATTTTCTCGTTCCCAAGCGGATTGGCATAAACTTTTAGATATCTGTGCCCTTACAGATACCTTGGTAATTGACCACGATGGAATTTATGATCCAAATGATTTTAACGACCGAGTGATACTGGGGTTTAAAGGAACTTGGAGTCACACAGAACTACACGGTATGCGTTTACGCTTACAAGGAGCCAAACTGAACAAGGCGAAAAAAGGAGAATTGCGCTGCTCTCCACCTACTGGCTATGTCTACGACCCAGAAGGAAAATTGGTGCTAGACCCAGATGAGGGTGTAGTTGCCGCAATACAGTTAGCCTTTCAACAGTTCCGCGAACTTAGAACGGCGTTTAAGGTGATGCGCTACTTTTGTGTAAACCAAATTCCTTTCCCAAGAAGACGTTGGCGACCTGGGGATATTGGTACACTTCATTGGGGGCCAGCCAACCTTAGCCGTATAACTGCCCTACTGCATAACCCAACTTACACAGGGACATACGTGTATGGTAGACGACGCAGTATTAATGTCATTGAGGGTGGGCAAATAAAGAAAGTTAAAATCCAGCAACTACCCCAAGAAGAATGGAAAGTGATAATCCACAACGCTCACGAGGCTTATATTAGTTGGTCTGAATATTTGTCTAATTGTGAACGACTCAGGCAGAATAGCCCCGTTTCTTTATCAGATGGATGTCCTAGCACACCTAGAGAGGGCTTTGCTCTTCTTCAAGGTTTAGTAATTTGCGGTAAATGCGGTCGTCGGATGAGTCCTCGCTACCACGGTACTGGTGGTTGTAGAGCGGCTTATGAATGTTCCCAAGCTCGTAAACAAGATGGTAGCATGGGTGTTTGTTGGACTGTAGCTGGAGCAGCAATTGATACAGCAGTCGCAGAGCAAGTACTTGGAGCTTTTACCTCTGAACAACTCGACATTTCCCTTGCTGTGCTGTCAGAGTTGGAAAATCAGGCTTTTGAGATAGATAAAACATGGCAACTAAGGCTCGAAAGGGCACGTTATGAAGCTAATAGAGCAGAGCGTCAATATGATGCCACCGAGCCAGAGAATCGTTTAGTCGCCCGTACACTAGAGAGGCGCTGGAATGAAAAACTACAACTTTTAGCAGAATTAGAAGAGGCATACCAAAAAGCACGTCTTGTACAACGACTGGAATTAACAGCAGCGCAACGGCAACAAATTTTACAGTTAGCCAACGATATTCCCAGACTGTGGCACGCCAGTACTACTACGAACCTTGAGCGTAAAGAGATACTGGGATTGTTAGTCAAACAAGTCGCTATTACCCCAATTGATGCTCCAGAACGTTCCACTCGTGTGCAAATACTGTGGCATACAGGAGCTACAAGCTGCTTTGTTGCTACACGCCCAACAAATGCAGAAAAATTCCGAACACCTAACCAAGTCATTCAACTCATTGAAGAATTAGCTGTAGGCCGAACTGATAGCGAAATTGCTCATGAACTGAATCGCCGAGGTTTGGTGGGTGGTAAAGGGCGGGCTTTTACGAAAAAAGGTGTTGCCTGGATTCGTTGGAAGTTTGGGATTGAAAAGCCCTTAAGTAATCCACAAGTAGCACCTAACGGGGTCAGTCCAGAAGGTTATTATTCCACCAGTGCCCTAGCTGAAAAACTTGGTGTTGGAATTCATACCATCTATTACTGGCGAGATAAAGGAATTATTCAGGCTTTCCAAGAAACAGAACGAAGTCCCTGGTGGTATAAGGTTACACCCGAAATTTTAGACACTTTACGAGAAAAAATTCGCCGTGTGCCCGTTAAATCTGAATAA
- a CDS encoding transposase domain-containing protein, with translation MSFWSSDSVVSVFKNLIHGFASLRIPELIRFKTPTSSSITEARQRTGASVMTRLFEMVAKPLATPLTPGAFLGGLRIMAVDQYLCQFTRVQRQWKRDEYVLKQ, from the coding sequence ATGAGTTTTTGGTCATCGGACTCTGTTGTATCGGTGTTCAAAAATCTGATTCATGGTTTCGCCAGTTTACGAATACCGGAATTAATACGTTTTAAAACACCAACTTCTTCATCAATTACCGAAGCACGGCAACGAACCGGAGCATCTGTAATGACACGTTTGTTTGAGATGGTTGCAAAGCCATTAGCAACGCCTTTAACGCCAGGTGCTTTTTTGGGAGGATTGAGAATAATGGCTGTAGATCAATACCTCTGCCAATTTACGAGGGTTCAACGCCAGTGGAAACGGGATGAATACGTCCTAAAGCAGTAA
- a CDS encoding transposase, protein MLDILSLLQCLLPQINATTMRQLNQIILAMLAMNGRVTMLGISRWAGIGGSYRTILRFFHTGIPWATLFWLFFRKHLFRANEVYLLAGDEVVVSKSGKQTYGLDRFFSSLVSKPISGLSFFTLSLVSVEQRHSFPIQIEQVIKSDIEKSSVSPRPEIKTKEKRGRGRPKGSKNKNKTEVILTSELLRIKKMINELVLLIANFIPLTYLVLDGHFGNNNALQMARQVNLHIISKLRHDSALYIPYQNPDPNHRSRRKYGEKLDWRNISDEYLRQSIIEEDIQTDTYQASLLHKEFAQSLNVVILVKTNLKTNARSHVILFSSDLKLSSEKIIDYYKLRFQIEFNFRDAKQFWGLEDFMNIGQTAVTNAANLAFFMVNLSHHLLADFRTLNPDSGIIDLKAHYRGFRYVHEILKMLPEIPEPILLTQIFAKLTALGRIHPVSTGVEPS, encoded by the coding sequence ATGCTCGACATCCTATCACTCTTACAATGCCTGCTACCGCAGATAAACGCTACAACAATGCGGCAGTTGAACCAAATAATCTTGGCTATGTTAGCAATGAACGGCCGAGTCACTATGTTAGGAATATCACGTTGGGCAGGGATTGGTGGCAGTTATCGGACAATATTGAGGTTTTTTCATACGGGAATACCTTGGGCGACGTTATTTTGGCTATTTTTCCGCAAGCATTTGTTTCGTGCAAATGAGGTATATTTACTTGCAGGAGATGAAGTTGTAGTCAGCAAATCAGGTAAACAGACTTATGGATTAGATAGGTTCTTTTCCAGCTTAGTAAGTAAACCAATATCAGGACTATCTTTCTTTACATTATCATTAGTAAGTGTCGAACAAAGACACTCATTCCCGATTCAAATAGAACAGGTGATAAAGAGCGATATAGAAAAAAGTAGTGTATCACCAAGACCAGAAATAAAAACCAAAGAAAAACGTGGACGTGGACGACCAAAAGGGAGTAAAAACAAAAACAAGACTGAAGTAATTCTCACATCTGAATTACTAAGAATTAAGAAGATGATTAATGAGTTAGTCTTGTTGATAGCTAACTTTATCCCGCTTACTTACTTAGTTTTAGATGGTCATTTTGGAAACAATAATGCTTTGCAGATGGCTCGACAAGTCAACTTGCATATAATTTCCAAGTTACGCCACGATTCAGCATTATACATCCCCTACCAAAATCCTGACCCTAATCACCGTTCACGCCGTAAATACGGAGAGAAACTAGACTGGCGTAATATTTCTGATGAATATTTGCGTCAAAGCATTATTGAGGAGGATATCCAAACCGATACTTATCAAGCTAGTTTACTACACAAAGAATTTGCCCAGTCCCTGAATGTAGTTATTTTAGTGAAAACCAATCTCAAAACTAATGCTCGCAGTCACGTTATTCTTTTTTCCAGCGACCTAAAATTGTCATCTGAGAAAATAATTGACTACTACAAATTGCGCTTTCAAATCGAGTTTAACTTCCGTGATGCCAAGCAATTTTGGGGATTGGAAGACTTTATGAATATCGGTCAAACTGCGGTGACTAATGCTGCTAATCTAGCATTCTTTATGGTTAATTTATCTCATCATCTTCTCGCTGATTTCCGTACCCTTAATCCCGACTCAGGGATTATTGACCTTAAGGCTCATTATCGTGGCTTTCGATATGTCCATGAAATCTTAAAAATGCTTCCCGAAATCCCTGAGCCTATTTTATTAACCCAGATTTTTGCCAAACTTACTGCTTTAGGACGTATTCATCCCGTTTCCACTGGCGTTGAACCCTCGTAA
- a CDS encoding CHAT domain-containing protein: protein MKSYLEIYKRLVAVSIYTDDLKSAFLYTEISRNRYLVERLAKQDVSLPKTVPIELSKQIDEAKLLEKTTLYSYTYGLSKNLNKQQILKLCEKWNEAKKSLENLYGQVSVFEPEFIAKTKVYPIHFTEIQSLLPPNTAIIEFFFTEKILVAMLILPGKEQPIITEELCVELKNNTLAETAEFWMSVLTAEAISKKDVPIEKINQDLTDIIDKITDSLNFKNLLKFIPHEIKHLIIVPHNYLYLFPIHALWVNDEQRLVERFSVQYFPSIQVWNICHKRQRESTQLLGIENPTQDKDLIFSKAEVASISLRQRFVQRQVLSGKRASKAEILSLATHHHCFHFSGHAEYNFQNPLDSYLMLSSNNEGENLTLNTIFTDMYMPEADLVTLSACCTGVVDAFQPTDEYLGLPTGFLLAGAKAVVSSLWKVNSIATAFLLDKFYQQLEEVENKAVALQQAQNWLRCCSANDLKERANTWDLSKLEPKEQFRLKRALKRLEGIPFENPYYWAAFILTGC from the coding sequence ATGAAATCATATTTAGAAATATATAAACGTCTTGTCGCTGTTTCTATTTATACGGATGATTTGAAAAGCGCATTTTTATATACTGAAATTTCGAGAAATCGATATCTAGTTGAAAGACTTGCAAAGCAGGATGTGTCTTTGCCAAAGACAGTTCCAATAGAGTTATCGAAACAAATAGATGAAGCAAAGCTTCTTGAAAAAACTACTTTATATTCCTATACATACGGACTTAGTAAAAATCTAAATAAGCAACAGATATTAAAGCTTTGTGAGAAGTGGAATGAAGCAAAAAAATCATTAGAAAATTTGTATGGGCAAGTTTCAGTATTTGAACCTGAATTTATAGCGAAGACTAAAGTCTATCCTATCCATTTTACAGAAATTCAGTCTCTACTGCCACCCAATACTGCTATTATTGAGTTCTTTTTTACAGAAAAAATTTTGGTAGCAATGCTAATACTACCTGGAAAAGAACAACCAATTATTACCGAAGAACTCTGCGTGGAACTCAAAAATAACACTCTTGCAGAGACTGCCGAATTTTGGATGTCTGTCTTGACTGCTGAGGCTATCTCTAAAAAAGATGTGCCAATTGAGAAAATAAATCAAGATTTAACAGATATAATTGACAAAATTACTGATAGTCTTAATTTCAAAAATTTACTGAAATTTATTCCTCATGAAATTAAGCATTTAATTATTGTACCTCATAACTATCTATACCTTTTTCCCATACATGCATTGTGGGTAAACGATGAACAGAGGCTTGTTGAAAGATTTTCTGTACAATATTTTCCTAGTATTCAGGTTTGGAATATTTGTCATAAGCGTCAACGTGAAAGCACTCAACTACTTGGCATAGAAAATCCTACTCAAGATAAGGATTTGATTTTTTCTAAAGCTGAGGTTGCTAGCATCAGCCTGCGTCAACGGTTTGTTCAGAGGCAGGTACTCTCTGGAAAACGGGCATCTAAAGCAGAAATTTTGTCTTTGGCTACCCATCATCATTGTTTTCATTTTTCTGGTCACGCTGAATATAATTTCCAAAATCCTCTCGACTCCTATTTGATGCTTTCCTCAAACAATGAGGGCGAAAATTTGACCCTAAATACAATTTTCACCGATATGTATATGCCTGAAGCTGACTTAGTAACTTTGTCAGCTTGCTGCACAGGAGTTGTGGATGCGTTTCAGCCAACAGATGAATATTTAGGCTTACCCACAGGTTTTTTACTTGCGGGAGCAAAGGCAGTCGTTAGTAGTCTATGGAAAGTTAACTCAATTGCCACAGCCTTTCTCCTAGATAAATTTTATCAGCAGTTAGAGGAGGTTGAAAATAAGGCTGTTGCCCTACAACAAGCGCAAAATTGGCTACGTTGTTGTAGTGCTAACGATTTAAAGGAAAGAGCAAACACCTGGGATTTAAGTAAACTAGAACCTAAAGAGCAGTTTCGCTTAAAACGGGCACTCAAGCGTTTAGAGGGTATCCCCTTTGAAAACCCTTATTACTGGGCAGCGTTTATACTGACAGGATGCTAA